Part of the Camarhynchus parvulus chromosome 11, STF_HiC, whole genome shotgun sequence genome, AGAATTTGAACAAGTTACCTATGTCTGAGTCAAACAGGGACAACAGCACTTCCTGCATCTAGAAATACCACAAGAACTCAAGGCTGAAGCAGTTACAAGCAGAGCGATGATTTTACACATATCAGAGACTATATCATTCTTTGCTATATGATTTTACTCCTACTGAAACCTCTTTAACAATTCACGACACAATTTCTCCTCCAAAGTCCTTCCAGACCCGAACTGTGTCCCTTGCAAGTGTTGTCTCCCAGATCTGTTTATAGATTCCACTGTCATCTTTCATCTGCACTGGTCACAAGGGTATTTAGTGAGATCTCCTGTATTGTAATcttgccttttgttttcaataCAGGTACAAGGGCTCTGCTAGCACAGCTATGATAACAGCAGTGGTACTGGCTAGTCTTAATCTGCTTAGACCTGGACTAAAATCCTTCTTTGACTACCTCACACATaacaaaatctcaaaaataCTAATAGTGATGAAAACACTTGATCTGTAGGCACAGTATTTTCATGCTGTCAAATTTACCATCTGTCTTGATGATTTTACTCACATTAGGTGACATTTTTAGTTACACATGGAATTGCAGCTTGGTCAATAAATCTGCCTTCCCAAAAAGGTTACTAGGTGTGAGTCAGTGGTTACAAGCAAAGTGAAAACTTCAAGGTACAAGATTTATCCATTATTCAGCAGTGCAATAAGAAAACAGAGCTGACAGCATTTGCAgtacctttttttaaatacatgatTTCTTTTGTACATCATAGTACTATACACCAATCCACTGCATGTAGTTGTAATGTCCAATTTGAGCATGAAAATAGGAGTGAATATCTAATTCACACCCTAGATCATTCTATTTGATTTTGAATCAAGCTGAAGTTTCTTGCTGTTTACATCAGATAGGAAAAAAGTTCCTGCATATGTACAATAGGTTCAGGGCAGGAAACATTTTGTGGATATCAAACTTAAGTCTTTATTTCCCCGCAATCCTGTATCTCTCAGGTGAAATTAACACAATTGCCATTCAACATTACCTAAAAACCCTCTGTAACTTATATACTACTGCCCTCTActgcatatacatatatatatgaacCATTGAAACAAACTTAACATCACTATTTTTAGTAAAATATAGCATATTAATTTCTTGCATTTCCTGGGCTCATACTACATTCTGGTTTTGCCTAAAGGATGCTGATTTTGAAGCTAAATATTCCACTTAACTCATCCGTGGATCAGTCTTAAACCAAGGCAAACTATTAACTTAGACCTTTAGAGGAAAGCCACAACTCAATCAAGAGAAAGTCAAAATCATTTCTCAAAACTGCAATCCCAtcattaatgaaataatttggcACAGCAAAATAGCATCAGACAATCTGCAGCTGTAACTGTTACATCTGCAGTGTTACATCTGTAATTCAGCATTAGACTCCACACGTGTCTCTCATGGCTTTGCATCATTCTACCAGGCTGTTATCACCCTGTCCTCCTCTCCCCTGTGCTCTCAGCCTCCCCAGCTTCTTGCAAGAGCTGGCACATGGATTCAGTGCAGGACCCTCCCCATATTAACAGGGAGCTGGAAGAAGGCCATattcccctttttcctgcaATCATATGGGGTCACAAACCTGAGGCAGGCATCAATGAGATCTGTTCTGGGACAAGATGTTCAAATAGTGCATCTAGGacacagggaggagcagcagtcaCCAACACTCTACTGGTGTTACAGTCCTTATCACCTTAGAAAAACCCCAGATGCCCACAGAAACACTGCCTAGCATTACAGTTTCTTAAGAGCCACAATGCACTATTTCTAATtggaaaaaaactgtttcaTACAACTATAAAACTGTATGGTCATCATGCATGGGTTTGTGGGTCAGTTTGGAAACCAACACCATAAAGGAACTGCAGGCATTTAAAACACTTCACGACTGAGGAACTAATTTCAAAATAACTACCTGAGCAGAATCATAAGGGAACCTGAGAACTTTTTTTAACACAAGACAAGCAAGAtacaagcaaaaagaaatagagTCTCAATCCCACACCTTCATAAATTCAAGAACAATTAACAGTGAACTCCAAATGTACCACAAGACAGTAGGTGTGTTTGGGAGATTAAGGAAGAATTACTGTGAGAGCCACAAATCATCTgtagggaagaaaaacagcaccaagttttcatttcctctgagAACTGAGACAGCACATTATTCACAACAGGAGACAATCAGTATTAGATCAACTTTATTATATTATCAAATTTgacaataaaatattcaaaatctATTGAACACATTCATACACAAGAACATATAAAATGCCAGGCCTCAGAATACGTTCTGTACAAAATACTGGTTAGTGTAGAGCAGCAAAGTCACTGCCAAACATTCCCTGAATTTAAGAGGGCCTCGAACACACTGTGCTCCAAGAATTACCTTAATACCAAACATTCCTTCCTTTGGTCTGCAAGTCCTTTGCAATTATTGCTAGTTATTGAAGCTTTCTGCTTTTATACAAATCACATAGTGACTCAAAACCTCTTCAGAAGTACTACAATGACAGCTGAAAGCTTCTTCAGCATTGTCTATACAAGTAGCCAAAAATAAGAAACACATTTGGTCCTCAAGACTAGTTTTGGTTTCTGAAAATATCCTGGAAGAATAAAACTAAGTAAAAATTATGGAGACACATAATTAATGCTTTAGGTATAACAGAGATACATTAGTGAATTCAGACACTTCAGCTGTGCAGTGTGGCAAAGCACCAGAGTTAATCCTCTTATCAAAGTGCCACATTCTCactaaagatatttttcagacCTCTCCCTCCACAGGAATGGAGACAGCtcagaggctgtggctgcagcaggtctgacagcagtgctcagtgctgcccctgcagaggatctgctcagagagcagccactcctcacacacAGTGCAGGGCTTCCACTTCAGCAACTGGAATAATGCATTCACTTCTCAATGAGAACTGCATCCTAACATACAAGAAACTGCAAATGAAAGGGCTGATGATCATTtggtagggggaaaaaatatcccacaCTTTCTGGACATACAACTCCAGCCTGTAGATGCACCACAAGCAATCAAAGAACACCAGAGGTGCTGTGCTTGCTGTCACACAGTACTTAGGACTCAGGTACACACATTTCTTTACAACACTACAACAAGGCTTTATAGTGACAAACAACAGAACAAACAAATACAAGCCTTGAAAAATCTCCAGCTTCATTTTACCACTAACTATCACAAGGCTTGTAACAGAAAACTGGTATAGAAATCTTCAGTTTAAAAGATACAGACAACTGATCTCAGAAACAGTACTAGGTTGacaaaattagaaaagaataaaaaagttgtgcttttttcttcttttgggtcacaaaaagtgtatttaaaaagtactaaagaaaaaaagagcccAAGCATTTTTTGAATAATGTATTTTGGAACTTCAAATCACAAAAAACCCTGCAGCTAAATTCTTGCTAGGAGACTGAAAACGCTATTGATTAATGGGTAAGGATCCAAATGAATCTTACAAACATTCTCCAGATCAGGTTAAGAATTGTTTACCTAcattgttttctcatttttcagccCTTGATGTCTACGTTGGTATCCTGCAATACAACCTCCAGCACCACTCAATCCGGTGCTTGTTAACAGGCATTCTCCTTCAGCAAGAAATACAGATTGTGATTATATGTTTTATGTAATTTATTCAGATAGCCATTTATTCAAAAATTGAGTCAGACCAAGGAAGAGCTTTATCATCTTCGAACAGTCTTGGAACACAAGCCTGAAGCTTATCCAGCTGGCAAGCCCTGCATAAAATAGATCATTTGGCTAAAGGGCAATtttctgtggggattttttgaagGAGACATTGAGTtggcttttccctccctccttgtTGTAGGACTTCTTTTGTGGGGATTGCTTGTTTAGGTTGActggttgtggggtttttttgttgtggggtttttttttgttttttttttttaatctcagcaGTTACACATTGCAAAGTCAGTACTTACTCTGGAAAAGTCTAGGCAATATTGCTGCTGGACAATAGGGTCCTGGACAAGTGAGGACCAGATTAATgatccattttaaaaatcaggaaaatgtcTACACTCCCTCAACATAAGCActaggaaaaaatgcagagggGGAAATAAAGTTACATAAGGAAGTTAAAACCTAGTAAGATAATTAGTTAGGTGATGACCCTAGTTCAAATTGTTTTGAATTAACAAGAGATTTCTGAATTAAAACTAAAGTCTTAAAACTAACTCCTGGTTCCATTCTACAATAGCAGGAGTTCAAGCCCATCAGTTCAACAGATCTTATTGATATGTCCAGTGGCAGACAACATTTTAGGCATGCTACCAAAATAGTTAAAACTTTAGCCTTTAGACAAATTCAGTTTCTTAAGTAACAAATCCTTAATAGTTTGATGAGTTTCTGCaactcttaaaatatttttcttggagaACCTAGCATTTTGAAAGCATTCAAAGCTGTGTTTTTAGAAAACTAAGTGCTGTCTAACCGGGtgatttgttttaaagcaagcaagagaaaatttttGAGTATAACTATTTCTCCAACAGGACTTCTGTAATCAAGGTGGTAGATATGATGGCCTTTAGACCTGCACTTCTGTGGAGGTCAGAGTTGAAATTACTATTTTAACATTGAGTAGAACAACACTGTAGGAAATTACAGAACTGCATGTTCAGCAATTAATAGAAACATTTAAGGAGCCACATGTCCCAACTTcttcaaacagcaaaaatgaaacTTGTAATCTATGGGAAATTACTTTTAGTCCTAAAGCAAAAAATTTCTTAGTGGAATGCAATGTTGATCCAGTCACTGCTTAGTCAGATAACTGGATCAGAGCCAAAGTATTTGACTGAGAACAAGGTTTATACTCCATACTGGTTTTCATTCCCCACACTATTTCAGAagtttacttttctttaaatactgCCTACCATCCATTATCATTTCCACCACAGGAGGTTGTTTTCCACCCAGAAATGCAATTCTATACCTTACAGATTGCCAGCATTCAATTAACATTGATTGCTGTGTTACTCCACAATGCTACAGTTACTACAAGCACCAACCACAGTTCGGCTTCATTCCCTCACTGAGAAATAAAGCACAGGCTGAGAATTCCTCAGACTCCAGACTGCATGTGATCAGGGATTCTAGAAGTTGATGAGCAAACCATTTCCTCTTTCTAAAATAACCCAGTAGGGCACTGAATAAAGAAGCTTCAAGTAATTCACACATCtatcttttttctcccacagGCTGTAATAAATAAAAGTCTGGATTGCAACAATGGTAGCACAGTTCCAGGCAGACCTCTTCCCTATTTTACCTAGTAGATATGCACATTTACAAACTAATCCACTGGGAACTGTGGATCAGAATATGCAAGACCCTTTAAAATGCTTACTGTGTTTGCCAAATTGTTAATACCATTCCCTTGGGCATCCAAAATTGCCATCCTTCCCAGCCTTCCACTCCAAACCTGCAAAGACCACACAAAGGAACTCTGGGATCTATGACTCCATGTGGCATGTACAAGGGGCTGCACAGTCTCCAAATGAGTCTGTATGACCATTGGACATAACACCAGAGGCACCAAAATGCATATTTGACAAAACTTTCAGAATGTGAAAATACCATGAAACATCATGAACACAAATCAGAGACAAACAATCATTTAGAATACCAAGCAACTTGAAAAcaaccttttaaaaaagcaaaataaataattcaaatatcTAAATATCAAGGGATTAAAAGGCATTTCCCCATATTTAAGGGAAGGCATCACAGGTGAGGAAAATAACTATCAACACAAGGTTATCACAAATCAAAGAGCAGCTTTTTCACATAGGAGATAGTAGTTTCATTGGACAGCATTTGAATGTGCTCGTTTCCTGCAAGTTCAAGCATCACCACTTCCTGTTCTTGCCTGTGCACCCACTTTCTACATTGCAAGGCACTCTGTAAGTTCACTGTGCCATCCCCATCACTGTAGAAGATCTTGGGCTCTCTGTCAGGGAAGCTCTCGTAGTGGAAGGAGTCGGGGGTTTCCACGCCCGTGCCGTAGAGGCAGTGGATGCGCACGCCGGGCGGGGTCATGGCGTACACCAGGGGCTCCGTGTCCTGCCTCATCAGCCAGCCATCCTCAAAGTTAATGTCCCTGTAGAACTTCCAGTAATCCCTCAGTGTGTAGTTGGCTGTGGGGGTGCTCACAAACACCTTGTCTGGAGGCCACGTGTAGTTGTAGGGGAGCATCCAACTCGTGGAAACTGCTGATCTCTGCTGGTCTCTGATCTTGAGGGAACTGATAACAGGGATTCTGTTGTTGTCAccttaggggaaaaaagtggaatttcaTTATCCAGAAAGCAAGACATCAATCTTGATCAGCAGCAATTACTAGCACTCATGGTGATAACATGAATAAGTTTGTTCCCCTGGCTTACAGCAACAATCTGAaaagtttttcctcatttatgaTTACCTTATAAATTAACTTCTGCAAACTGACTTCTAATAACTTCGAAGATTTAAACAGGAGTTCATGAATGACTGAAGTAAATGGCTTAAACACATAACTAAAGGATAATTTATATGCACCTTCCTCCATATTTTAACAGTTGTTCTTCCCCCTTTGCAAAATCAAAAACTGCTTAATAAATACAGTGATTACTTAAAAAACCACACCCTGAGACAAACATGAGTTTATACtccttgtttttttcattatcacAGTGGCTTGTCACACCTCAATTCTTTCATCAGCTGAACTTTGAATTCAATTTTCCATTATATCCAGGTGGTTACAGCATGTAGTGGTCCAGGTCAACCATGCcatataaaatgaaatgctgcaACTTAAACCACTCTTCCTGAAAAATATACTTTGGTGCTATTTCAGTTCCATGGGGTGGCACTATTGCTTCAGCAAGGAGACACAAAACACAGTAATGCCATCTTTAGGAGGACTATATGGAGACATTGCTAGTCTGAAATAGATAAACTCCAATGCAGAGCAAGAATCACAAAGGTCCCTAAAAATGGGTCTCATGATACTGTGTGGTGTAACAACTTCACTGTGCACTCCCACTGGTAAGTTACTGAATACTGCTTGGCAGTTTTCAGCAAAGAAAGCCCAAGTTCTGAACTGAACAATGAAAGGAATGTGTACAagattttttccagcagaataATCAAACACAGAACCTGACTATCCCAGCCTTCTCTTACAGAACTTTTACAAAGTACTTCTCAAATCCTTTACTTTTCTTGTAAGTGAAGAAGTACAGGATGGCCAACATCACATTTAAGTCAGCAGACACATCAAAACCTTAGGTGTAAGGAAGACACTGCTAACATTTCAACCTTTCAACacattaaaaagagaaacaaaccaCAGTGAGCTTTGTGTCTTTGCCCACTACAGTGGGATCAGAAAGATCAAGTAGCTGAAAGTATCACAGAAATCTCCAGAAAACAATTCCACCTGTGTACTGTTTACCACTTCAATAACACAGCTGTGGATTTGACATGAAGTTTCTGGCATCACATATTATAAACAGGAATGGGAGCGGAAAGAATGCATTCATAGAGTGCTTTGTCtttcctgctgaaatgcagtattttcctttaaagcaACAATTCTTTAGCATACTAAccctaataatttttaaactcttAAAGAGAGTTTGGACTAATGCAGTCCAAGGGCTGATGGTGGTGTTTTACTACAGATATTTGAGACATTGATATTTGTACATTCTGATATTATGTTTGCCCACATTACTTTCCCACATGATTCTTAAATTTCTGCTCCAGAACATAGAAGTTTAATACAACAGATACATGGATTAAAATATGACTGACTATATTTTAGTAGAAATTTAGCTATTCATTATGCATAAGTAGAATTAGCCCCTTTGCTTGAGATGCATTATAAAGTGCAGACAAGGTATGAAGAACAAAAGTTTAATCCAACAGAGATATGGGACTATGGAATATAATTGTGTAATTTTATGAGGGTGATATTAACATTTTCAGTTCTTGCCATTTCTGTAGCAAGCAAATACATCAGACAAAGCCtgtaggaaaagggaaataaatttttacagTGACATTTCAACAGCTTTAATAATGTGTAAATTGGATGTTTGTATCAAATCAAGTTTTCTAATTAGCAATGGAGTAGTGCAGTACTGTTCAGAATCAAATGCCTTTGCTAAGCAAAGTATTCTTTGCTCTGTCCATGCATGGCTGACTCTTGCTGtgtgttttgcattttgatgAAGTCCAGTTTTTGAGGTCAGCTTTGATTAGGAAGAAGACAGTGGATATCCAAAGCTAACAAGTCAGAAACATGATACAAAACCAAGCCAGAAACACCAAGAACTAAATGTCAAAGCACATGATGTAATTATGGTATCACATGATGGGTAAGTGAACATTTTCCATCAGTCATTTTCAGTTACTTAGTGAAGTATATTATGCTGCttgattcaattttttttttgttttttagtcTCTGGCATATCCAGTGTGCTAAATCCAAGACCTCAAATATTCACTTTCCTAATCTGTAGAGTTACAATTTTCACCTGACATTTACACTGTGGACACCAGTTCACCACCATCTCTACAAATTTCCTTTAATGTTAACCTCAAGCAGCTGTGTGATCTTTAATCAAAGGAAACTGCTGAATGCTCTGGAGTCCTTGGTAGCTTTGCAATACTGAACAGCAATCAGGCTGGTGGCAGAAGGGACAGAAAGGGAAGGCATCAGGCCAAACAGCAGACAACACAACAATCTGCTGAAAAAAGGTCAGGAGAGGTCAAGAAGGGAGAAAGCTCACAGTTACAGGATGTGAGAAATCTTAGTCCACCCccacaaacatgaaaaataactgCTGGGTTGCAAGGCTTGAAACATCAAGTTGTTATCACTTacaaagaagtatttttcccTTCATGGTACCTTAAACTCTCATCCTGCAGTCCTACAGTCACAGCCTCGttagcacacacagcacagggcaaaGCCTCAAATTACCTACCTGAGGCCAGCACACGCAGAGTTTTGGCCACTCCCCCCCACGGAGCACCTAATGACACATAATCCTTGATGTACTTGTCCTTCCAATCCTGAGGCTGGTGGTTCAGGAAGTAGAGGGTGTACATGTTCCCCATGCTGTGGGCAATCAGCACAACAGGGCTCCCATACTGCTCATACAGCAACTCGATCATCTTGCGAAGTGCCACAAAATAGTCTTCATTCTCATCTAAAATATACACATTACACAGTAAGAGTTATTAATTGTGAATGCtgagctttaaaaacaaataagcCTTTAAATAATAGTGTTGAACTGTCTGCAGAATTAATAATGCAGACCTCAGAAATTCCAATATTGAATGGGAGGGGTGGGGATTTTGTGTGGATGTACCTTGCTGaaatgggttttttctgttgttttgttctggttttaagCAAGTTTTAAGTAGCAAGTTggttaaagaaggaaaaaaaaacaaaagcacaacaCCAAGCTAGCATTTGTATCCAGGAGTACCCTGGCCCCGAGAACGAAACAAAATTAAGTTTTTAGATTGTGAAGGATGGGAGAAATTATTCAATACATTATTTGCTGGCTAGGAGAGTCAAAATTTTATTAAAGTAACAGTGTATTATTTACTTGGTGCCTTTCTCCAGTCATAAGGTGCTCCTCTTACATCTTCATCACGTTTGTAGCCCCAATCTACTAAACTCTGCACCAACATATAAAAGTAACTTCCTGTAAATATCAGAtaagagagaaacagaagagcAACAAGGTTAGCGTGAGAAGCAGCTGTCAGCCACTACTGCAAAACAAGGTTCCAGAGGCAGTATCTGTGACACCATATGTACCCACTAAACCTGCAGTTTGCCTTTAACAATCTAGAAAGCTGCATGCATATTAAACAAAATGAGTTATGCTCACTATCCCCCAAAATCGAGAGAATATCACTACTAAAACTTCTTACTAGATGGCTGACCTCTCAAACCTTTTGGCAGCCAAATGTAGCATACAGAAAGTGGATAAATTTTACTCAGCAGAGGAAAGTTTACCCTTGAACTGCAAGATAACAATTTCTGAGGGGTTTTCAGAGTCATAGCTTTTGTTGACTACAAATTAACAACAAGTAGGGAGTAACAGTTGGCCTGGACTTCAACATTTATTCTTGGAAACAAATGCTTATTATATACCCTAGGGCAGAGCTCCAGAAACTACCCTGAACTTTTTTTATCTCTGGAGTAGTGGACTAAGACTTAAGTAATTGAACATAAAGCTGTAATAGCAAAAAGGGAAATAGCTGCAGACTGCATATTGAAAGATGTTACTTAATACAAGGTTTGACACGTGGGATTTAAGTATTACCACTACTAAATGCATCACAACAGTCTACTGAACACCAGAGCCATGTTTAAGTTTTGAGCAGAACCTCACTTGTTAGTCTTGAATCTTTATCATACTGTCTCTCAAGTGGAGAATTGAATCATGGTGTAAGAGTGACCTAGTGATCATTAAGCACATCACTGCCCTTAAAGAACAGATCCATGCTATGCAGCATGTGAAGCTCAGTCCATTACTGACTATTCCACTCCTCCAGTCTTCAGCCATAGTGAACAACTCATAAAAGCTTATCAAACTCAGAGTTTTCTGAAACATGACTTCTACAAAagcaccaaacaaaaaaacctgcaaatacATTAATGCAGAAATCTTTTGCAGCACAAATGCAATTATATAATTATTCTGACACCAGCGAAATACAAGGAGCTACACACTGTGGTACCATATCTCCCCATCCAATTAACCCATTCCTAAGGCCAAAGAACATCATGCTCAGAACTCGTGcgtttatttgttttgcttgtcAAGCTTCTGTCACAGAATTTTCTACTCAATGCATCTCATTTTCAGAAAGCATCTGTCCTCAATACGGCTACTCATATTTCATCCACCAAACTTAGATTTGACTAAATACCATGGAATCTTCTTGTCTCAATCAGTCAGGCCACGCAACAAATGAAACAATACAATGCAATGAAAACTCTTAAAAGCCGAGTGATTTGAAATCACATTTCAGGAGCTTGTTGCATAAAGACAAACTAGAAAAACCCTCCAAAtgacacagcactccagacaCAGCTTGTACATACCAACGCTCCTTTTACTTGGGTCAAGAAATTCCAAGGAAAACGTCTGCCCAAAGCCTGGCACTCTGATATCCACTCCATCTGGTGGTTCTGTGATCTTACTTGTTCGATTATAcaccagcctggggaggaggggaagaaaaacaatgaaaaaagcCATGAAACATGTTTTATTGCCACATGACAACCCTCAATTACACTGGGTCTTACATTCTGAGTGCAGTACAAGGACTTTAAGTGCTGTTActcagaaggaggaaaaatcccaacccaAGCAGACATGATCAGAGTACTCTCATGGCTAAGAGATTATACAGtgcaaacaattattttaattacttcaaTGCTTCATGGTGCACAATCTAAGGCTTTTTGTCTCTGTAAAACTGAGCATATGGAAGTGCAACTGAACTTCATCTTTAAAATATCAGCTTCTTTATATAGTTCTACACCACTTGACTTTGCATCAAGccacaaaatggaaaaacttATAAAGAGCACAGGAATGTGGCAATAGGACAGAAAATACCTATTAAATCAGACATGATAAATATTAACCTAcctaaaaataattcatttctATTTAACTAGAAACACCCATACCAGCATAAGGGAATACTTTATTTCCTGACTAATGACAACTGGCACCTCAGGAAACATATTGAGGTACTGAGTGTTGTGTAAATACTTTTCAAATCAACTCAGGATGCGAAGAATCTGGAGCATTGAGTCAGgagtttatttctttaatcATCTCTGTTATTACAGTtgggggttggtttgtttttaataccAAATCAATACAATTGCCATTTCTGAATGCAAGTTTTTGCCCCTAGATGGAGTCTAAGAATCTAAACCAATGCACAAATCTCTTAACAAAAATCTCTCTAATCCATAAGGCACAGGGCAAGACAAAGCAGACTGCTTTACGACAGCTCAGTACATTCATAAAAGAGCAACATGCCAACACAATAGTTTTTAATTGCACCTGc contains:
- the PLA2G15 gene encoding group XV phospholipase A2, which produces MFLPAGARLLLRSGRSSFLSLLLLLLLCPGGGSAPRRRPAGPPVVLVPGDLGNQLEAKLDKPSVVHYLCSKKTDSYFTLWLNLELLLPVIIDCWIDNIRLVYNRTSKITEPPDGVDIRVPGFGQTFSLEFLDPSKRSVGSYFYMLVQSLVDWGYKRDEDVRGAPYDWRKAPNENEDYFVALRKMIELLYEQYGSPVVLIAHSMGNMYTLYFLNHQPQDWKDKYIKDYVSLGAPWGGVAKTLRVLASGDNNRIPVISSLKIRDQQRSAVSTSWMLPYNYTWPPDKVFVSTPTANYTLRDYWKFYRDINFEDGWLMRQDTEPLVYAMTPPGVRIHCLYGTGVETPDSFHYESFPDREPKIFYSDGDGTVNLQSALQCRKWVHRQEQEVVMLELAGNEHIQMLSNETTISYVKKLLFDL